A stretch of Gossypium hirsutum isolate 1008001.06 chromosome A06, Gossypium_hirsutum_v2.1, whole genome shotgun sequence DNA encodes these proteins:
- the LOC107963153 gene encoding uncharacterized protein — MDWLVKHQANLDCATKLLRTKKGDEVIVIGERRNYLSTVISALRAEKLVLKGCEEYLTYVSASSSEISSVKDIRIVKDFSNVFHDELPELPPNYEVEFGIEIFPGTAPMSIALYKMAPRSLRSLKRRFKNDILVYSRAEEEHDAHLQVVLQILREKQLYVKFRKWYYRRFVEGFSLIVAPPTKLLHKGPDSRKDFSVYNDASLLACLLDDGSLLAKLQVKPRWIEQIKGKQLEDESLGSHFRQIENGKTLDFGLNSEGVLYFYGRAVHQKMLILGSLYYKKHVKADHQFPSGLLQPVRIPLWKWERKLAKLYVSEIVRLHWYQFPSYLIEILASRLSFGISYMKHWLPPELDQIHDVFHVSMLRRYRSDPTHIVSIEEIEVRPDLAFEKKMVQILDRDVKVLRRNSVPLVKINFSPSSSPPSAFPYPCLTHIFFFSFCRPTPFAFSVVFNRVFASSSSLLYSWLSLNSPPFFGGWLNIDWGNTSQGVEKCTNFIEAIRIFCLSID; from the exons atggactggctggttaagcatCAGGCAAATTTGGATTGTGCTACAAAGCTACTGAGAACTAAAAAGGGTGATGAGGTAATTGTGATTGGAGAACGTCGAAATTATCTGTCAACTGTGATTTCTGCACTTAGGGCTGAGAAGTTGGTGCTTAAGGGTTGTGAGGAGTATTTAACCTACGTCAGTGCTTCAAGTTCTGAGATTTCGTCTGTGAAAGATATCAGAATAGTTAAGGATTTTTCCAATGTTTTTCACGATGAGTTACCGGAGTTACCTCCTAActatgaagttgagtttgggatagagATCTTTCCTGGTACAGCTCCGATGTCTATTGCCCTTTATAAAATGGCACCAAGGAGCTTGAGGAGCTTAAAGcgcagattcaaga atgacattctggtgtattcaAGGGCTGAGGAGGAACACGATGCACATCTTCAGGTTGTTCTGCAGATTTTGagggagaagcagttgtatgTCAAATTCAGGAAGT GGTATTATAGGCggtttgttgagggattttcatTGATTGTTGCACCTCCGACTAAGTTGTTACATAAAGGG CCAGATTCTCGGAAGGACTTCTCTGTCTACAATGATGCATCATTGTTGGCTTG tttATTAGACGATGGTAGTTTACTGGCTAAACTTCAAGTTAAACCGAGGTGGATTGAACAGATTAAAGGtaagcagttggaggatgagtcattgGGTTCTCATTTTCGACAGATTGAAAATGGGAAAACTttagattttgggctgaatagcgaaggggtactttATTTCTATGGGAGAGCTGTGCATCAAAAGATGCTGATATTAGGTAGTCTATACTACAAGAAGCAC GTTAAGGCGGATCATCAGTttccttcagggttgcttcagccagttaggATTccgctttggaagtgggaaaga AAGTTGGCTAAGCTGTATGtgtctgaaattgtgagactgcaTTGGTACCAGTTTCCAtcatatctgatagagatcctcgcttcacgtctcagtTTTGGAATAAGTTACATGAAGCATTGG TTGCCTCCAGAGTTGGACCAaattcatgacgtgttccacgtctctatgttgagacgATATCGCTCTGATCCTACGCACATCGTTTcgattgaggagattgaggttagaccagatctgGCCTTTGAGAAAAAGATGGTCCAGATCTTAGATCGAGATGTGAAAGTTCTGAGAAGAAATTCGGTTCCACTAGTTAAG ATCAATTTTTCTCCCTCTTCCTCACCTCCTTCTGCATTTCCTTACCCTTGCCTAACCCacatcttcttcttttctttctgcCGGCCTACACCATTTGCTTTCTCTGTTGTTTTTAATCGAGTATTTgcatcttcttcttctcttctctatTCTTGGCTCTCTCTCAACTCTCCTCCTTTCTTTGGTGGTTGGCTGAATATTGACTG GGGTAATACTTCTCAAGGAGTAGAGAAGTGCACAAATTTTATAGAAGCGATCAGAATCTTTTGCTTGTCTATCGATTGA